The Leptospira selangorensis genome segment ACCGGAAAAAATTTTGGAGATGGGAATTAGGGCAAGAGTGGAGAAAGAATGGGGACAGACTTACTGAAGCAGGGGTACAAATTTCTGTGGGTAAAAACTGGAAAATCTACGCAAGCCTCATCTATGCAGAAGAGAAAAATTTATATCCTGCGTTCGCTGAGGAATCCATCACTCCGGAGGAAACAGGGTTAGTTGTAACCGATAAATCTTTTTATTCTTTTTTACGGATCTCTCATTCTTACTTTGCTATTCATATTCGCCACACTAGAGAGAAGGAAGGTAAAGGAGACGGTTTAAGTATGAGATTCCAGGTGTATGTTCCGCTCTTTGATTAAAAAATCTAAATAGATTGTCGGAATAAAAAAAGGAGAAGTGCTTTTGGGCAACTTCTCCTTTCCAAAAATAGAAAGTTCTAAAAAACTATTTAATCTAGTTTGACTCTCAATTCTTGCAGAATATGGATTAGGAAAGTCAAAATCCCGGAGAAGATATAAAGACAGATCAGTCCATAAACAAGCCAAGGCCAGCGAGGAAATCCTACAAAGTATAATGCAATCAAAGCAGCGCCTAACATTAAACCTGCACGCAAAGGAGTTAGCTTGGAGCGAATCGCAACCTGAGGTTTGCCATATCGAATATTAGAAACCATTAAAAAAGCAATTAGGATAAACAAAGGAATTCCCAACCAATGAGGAAGAGTATGATCTTTTCCTAAAAAGATAGGAAGAAATCCGATAGTAATTCCTGCGATAGGAGATGGCAGCCCGGTAAAAGAAGAAGGGTCATGAGCCACATTAAATCTTGCTAATCTGTATGCAGCACAAGCAGGGAAGATAGCAGCGATCAACATTCCGATCGGAAAAAGATCTTCTTTTCCGAAAACATCTATCTTATATTCACCCAGAACCATATTATAAAAAAGGAATCCAGGTGCGATACCGAATGCGGTAAGATCTGCAAGACTGTCTAGGTCTGCACCGAGTTCGCTAGTTGCATCCAAGGCTCTTGCAGTCATTCCATCCAATCCGTCGCAGATCGCTGCGAGCAGGATGAAAAATCCGGAGAGTATATAGGATTGAGGTCCGTTACCTGTTGCCTCGGAAGCAATAAGTATGGAAACAAATCCCATACTCAAGTTCCCGAGAGTGATCATATTTGGAATCCAATGTAGCCTGCGATTCATATATAGGTCTCCTGCCTTACCGGACTTACAGTAAAGTCCAAACTCTTAGAATATCCCTGTTTAAATAGATAATAACCGAGGGCAGCAACCATCGCGCCGTTATCCGTGCAGTAGATCTTTTTTTGGGGAGAAAAAAATTCCAGGGAATTTTTATCCGCGAATTTGGATAATCTGTTACGAAGTGTAGAATTCGCCAAGACCCCTCCCCCTGCCATGATCCTTTTGATCCCGGTGATAGAAACCGCACGTTTTAGATTCCTCTCCACAAGTTCAAATGCTGTCTTTTGGAAATGATAACATACTGCCTGAGAGGAAAGATCCGGTTGTTTTGCAATCAAATGAGAAACAGCAGTTTTTAAACCTGAAAAAGAAAACGCAACACGATCCTGTTCCAGATTCCTAAGCAAAGGAGGTAAAAGATCTTTCTCCTTTGGCTCAGGAACATACTTGGATGCTTCCTTTTCAATTGGGGGTCCACCGGGATAAGGTAGGGATAATAACCCTGCAACCTTATCGAATGCCTCACCTAAGGCATCATCCATCGTATCTCCCACCACTTCCATTTTACCAAAATGAGGAATCTTATAGATTGCGGAATTCCCACCGGAAAGAAGTAAACCTAATACCGGAAAAACAGGCTCCACACCTTCTAAATGTAATACTGCAAAATGAGCCTGTAAATGACAAAGTGGAACGATAGGAGTTCCATATACTGCATGAATAGACCTCGCCAATTGAGCACCGATCATTAGTGAACCGGTCAAACCTGGGGATCTGGTCACAGCCACATAGTCCAGATCGGAAAGTCCGAGTTTGGATTCTTCTAAAACTTCGGAGAGAAGAGGATTGATCTTTTCTAAATGAGCACGAGAAGCGATCTCCGGAACAATCCCTCTAAAAGGTTTGTGAAGATCTATCTGGCTAAAAATTTTGAGGGAAAGTAATTCTTTCCCATCTTTTACGATCGCTAGACTGGTTTCATCGCAGCTAGTCTCTATTCCAAGACCGATCATAATTAGGATTTGGAAGAAAGTAGATCCACTGCTTTTTTCAATTGAGGATCCAATTCCAAATCGGTCATACTTCTGTCTTTTTCTGCTTGGGTTTTATTTTTAAAAACCGCTCTGGCAACATCCGAACTGAGTTTGATCCCTTGTTCTTTAAGCGCCTTTTCAAAATTCAAAAAGTTCTGCTCATTATAATCAGGGTATTTAGAAGCAAGTTGATCTAATAATTTTTTCTCGCTCATCTTTCTGAGATAGAAACGATCATCTTCATTAGGTTCTATCCCTTTTACGATCACATCCGGTTGAATCCCTTTTCCATGAAGTGATTTTCCGGAAGGAGTATAATACTTTTGGACCGTAAGTTTGACGGCCATTCCGAAAGAAAGTGGATAAACAATCTGTACCGAACCTTTCCCGAAAGAAGTAACTCCTACAATTTTTCCTCTTTTGTGGTCCTGGATCGCTCCGGCAAAAATTTCAGAAGCGGAAGCAGAACCTTCATTGATAAGGACGACTAAAGGTATAGAGGTATATTTATCTCCCTTGCCTGTAGACTTGGACACGTCCGCAAGTTCTCCACCTCTTCCTCTTACGGAAACTATATCCAATCCTTCCGGAAGAAAAATATCGGACAATGCAACAGATAAAGGTAATAAGCCGCCCGGATTCATTCTTAAATCCACGATTAGACCTTCGGATTTTTTATCTGCGAGTAACTTCAGATGTTTTTTAAATTCTTCTAATGTGTTTTCTCCCATAAACTGGTTCAAACGGAGATAACCCACTTTTTCTTTTTCGAAGAAATAAGAACGAACATATCGTATCTTAATGTTTTCACGAACTAATGTGAATTGCAGAGGTTCTTTTATATTTTTTCTTTCTACTTTAATGCTTACGGAACTTCCCGGTTTTCCACGCATTAGTTTGATCCCTTCTGCATAGCCCAAGTTTGCCGTACTTTTTCCGTCTATCTCAATGATCCTATCTTGAGGTAAGATACCCGCTTTCATCGCAGGAGTATCTTCGATAGGAGAAACAACTACTATAGCTCCGTCAGTATAAGCCACTTCCATTCCGACTCCGCCGAAAGATCCACGAGTCTCTTCCCGCATTTGTCTGTATTCTTCTTCTTCCAAGAAGGAAGAATGAGGATCTCCCAGAGATCCGAGCATTCCTTTGATCGCACCTAAGAATACTTTTTCTTCGTCTACGGTTTCTACATAACCGTTTTGCATGAGTCCGAAAACTTCATGGAATAATTGCAGATATTTTTCAGCAGTTTCTGAAACCGCTTTTGCATGTACCGGACGAAATACAAGCGTAGTAAATAAGATCAGAACCAAACCGGCCCAGGCAAATCTTTCCTTACTCTTCATTTTTGCCGACCAATGCGAAGTAAGTCTTCGGATATTTGATTCGAATTTGTTCCATTACGGAATCCTTATCTAGTTGGTATCTTTCGCAGGCAGCTTCCAAAATTTCGGAATCCTTTCGAATGGTTTGTTCGGAAGCGTAATTCAATCTTTCCGCAAGGCGGGCCTCGGTCAGATATTCAAGGACTAATTTTAAGTCCCTGTCTCCGATCTCTTTTTTTCGGGAGGCGCAATCGAATAATAGAAGTAATAAGAAGAAGGCCGCGAATACGCGGAAAAAGGAAAGATTATTCACTCTTTCAAAATCTTTCCTCTCTCAAGGGTTAATGTCAACTCCGAAATCCGGAGAGCTTATCAATAGGAGCGATAAAGGCCGATCAACTTTCCTACGATGGTTACTTTTTTACTACGGATCGGTTTGTATTTTGGATTTCTAGCTTCCAAACGAATATGATCCGCTTCTTTAAAATACACTTTTAAAGTTGCCTCGTCTTCGATCAGAGCAACTACGATCTCTCCGTTCCGAGCTATATCCTTTTTCTGGATAATCGCCACGTCTCCGTCATTGATCCCGGCTTCTATCATGGAATCCCCTTGCACTTTCAGGGCGAAGGTGATTCCTTTGGAAGCCATCTCTTCCGGAACTGGGATATAAGCTTCTATGTTTTCTTCCGCTAAAATTGGAAGGCCGGCAGCAACTCTACCTAAGAGGGGAATGCTCGGAGTGGGAACTGGTAAACTTTCGAATGGACTTTGGCGGGTAAGCTCTATTGCTCTGGATTGGTTTTTGGAGGTCTTGAGATATCCTTTTTTCTCGATGGCTTTTAGGTGATCGTAAGCACCCTTTGCCGTAATCCCAAACTCATCTCCGATCTCTCTGATCGTTGGCGGAAAGCCTCTTTCTTTGATTACATTGGTAATAAACTGTAAAACAGCGAGTTGCTTTTCCGTTAGATCTTTCATGCTTAACAAGTTATTAGTGAATAAATGTTGTGCAAGTACTTTTTTGGTGATATGATTAAAACTTAAGGAATTCACTCTTAAGAACGAAGGAACCTTTCGAGACAACTTCTGCGCCGTCAGGAAGCCCACCTAAGATGATAATATCATCTTCTATCGTGTCCCCTACTATGACGTTTACCGCTTCAAAACTGCCTTCCCCATGAGGAATGAATACGAAAAATTTTCCTTCTATCTCGTGGACTGCTTCCAGAGGGATCATCTTTCGTTTCCCTCCACCGGTGCTCACAACAAGACCGGCCACTTTTGCAGTAACCGTTTGGCCGGGTTTTAATTTATTTCCTTTATTCGAGACCATGATCCTGAGTTTTGCAGTACGTTTAATATTGTCCAAAACCGTTCCTACATAACCCACTTTTCCTTGGATCTGAACGCTACTATGTTCGTCACCTAAAGGAAATATAGTTGCCTGCGCACCTTCTCTCACTCCGCCCAGATCTTTTTCATATACATCTAATAAAACCCAAAGATGATTTAAGTTAGCAATCGTGAATAACTCTTCGTTACGATTGATCTGCTGGCCTAGAACAGCTTTTCTTTCGGTAACTTCTCCGTTGATAGGACTTCGCAGAATAAGATTAGAAGATACATAGATACCTCTTTCGATCCCTTCGATCTCGGAAGGAGTCAGACCGTAATTGTCCAACTTGATACGAGTGGTTTCCACTTCTGTTTTTGCAGTTTTGTACTGCATGGTTGCGAACTCATATTCTTTTGCAGAGGTAACTTTCATTTCGAAAAGTTCCTTAGCACGATCCGCTTGCATCTTCAATGCATCCAAAGATGCTCTTGCTTTTACATATGCCGCTTCTACTTCTCCCAATTGAATGGAAGAAAGAATTGCTAACGGGGATCCTTGGCTGACCTTATCCCCTTCTTTAACCAAAACTTTTTTAATCCTGGCTTCGACCTGAGAGCCTACTTTGGCCATACTTTCCGGATCGTAGGTGATCCTACCCGGTAATGCAAGTTCTTCGAATTGGGAGACTTCTTTTAAGCCAACATAAGTGAGTGGATGTCTTCTGATCACGTCTTCCGGAACAGTGAATACGTTTTTGTTCTCTTCAGTGATCTTTTTTTCAGGTTTTTTTTTGGAGAAGTATTTGAACCCGAAAAATGCGATCGTAATTCCCAAGGCTAAAACGATCAGAACTTTATATTTTTGGAATAATAGTTTCATTGTGATTCTCCCTTCGCCCTGTTTGCCGAAGAAATTTCCGCGATTTTTCCGGTTGCGGCTTTATAATTTTCTACCGCATTAAAATATAAATATAGTAGGTCGTAATATTCTCTGAGGATGGTGAGGTAGTTTTTTTCTGCTTGGAGGAAGGTTACTTGATCGGAGGCGCCGCGGACATATGCAATTCTGGATTTCTCTTCCAATTGTTTGTTTTTCTGGAGAAGATTGATCCTTTCGTATTTGGTTAAGAGTTCTTCTCTCGCCAATAATTCTTTTTTAGCGGCCTCGATCTCGGCGTTTACTTCTCTTTTTTTTGCATCTAAGGCGAGTTCGAATTTTCTATATTCTTCTTTTGCAGAATATATTTTTCCTTGGCCTCTATCATTCAAAGGAATTGGGATGGAAGCGAATACTCCTCCATAATTTTCCCCACCTTTGACCCTCCACTCTCCACCTAACTGCAACCAGCCTAAGGCTTCCTTTCTTTGCAGTTCAATGTTCATCTTCTTCTCTTGTAACCTTTGCTCGAGCGCAGTAAGGTCAGGACGTTCTACAGAAGGAAAATTTTCTTTTAAGTGTAGTCCCATTTCTTCCAAAGTTCTGAACTTCATGGAGTCCACTTTGAAAGCGAATACACCTTCTTCCTCAGATAAACCGGAAAGGATGCGTAGATCTTTTTCGATAGCCTGCCTGCGAACGATCGCATCACGGTAGAATTTTTCTACCTGTATCCTTTCTAACTCTAAACGTTCGAATTCGAGAGGAGAGATATCTCCCTTCTGCACTCTAAACTTTGTGAGTTCTAAAAGATCGCTATAGTTTTCGTAGAATTCTTTGTTTGTATCTACAAGAAGTGTAAGAAATACGAATGCCCAATAATTTTGGCGAAGCCTCATCCGGAAGATACGATCGAAATTCCAGAAATCTTGGATTGAAGCTTCGAATCCTTTTTTGGCTACTCTTGTTCTAAGAGGAACAACTCCATACACGTCCAACTCTTGGTACATTCCGGGTGCTGTTTCCGGACTTCCACCTTGTGAGTTTGGAGTTCCGCCAATGAACTGTTGTTGGAATTGAAGGACTGGATTTCGATATAAGGAAGCGGTGATCACCCGTCCTCTTTCGATCCCCATATTTTGTTTTTCGGATAAATACAGAGGGTTGTTTGAGATCGCATATTCAGTTAAACGATCCACATCCCAGTCTATGACCTTGCCCGCAGTTGGACTAGCATTTGTAGAACTAGTGGTTACCGGACTGGCGTTTTGGCTCGGCTTATTAACCGGATTTCCCTTTTTATCTTCGATAGTCGTTTCGAAAGGAATTGTTTCTGGAAATACAAGTGTTCCGAAAGGGAATAAAAAAGAAGAAGCAGCAAAAATAGAAAGAAGGATCCAACTTCTGTTCTTATTATAGGAAGTTTTATCGAGTAGATCTTGTTCGTGTCCCGATTGGAAGTCTCGCATCCTCTTTCCTTATGGCTATTTCAATATCAAGCCCTGGTACCGCAAGTCCGTTTGCCTTTTTAGAAGATTTCATTTTAGAAAAGCCGGAATAAGTACCATTTCCCGTCTTGCTTTATGAAATACGGATTGATCAGTTCCCTTTCTAGTTTCTGGTTCTCTTTAAATTTGAGTTTTAACTCGCAAGCGTTCTTGCTCTCGTAATAGAAATCGACCTCTATCCCTCCGGAAGAGAGTAACAAATCCCGAACAGTTCTTACTTCTTTCGAATTTTTCTGTTTTTCTAATAGTTCTCTATCGAAGAAGTATATGCGAAAATAATTATCTGGACTAGAAAGCTCTTGTATAAGTTGTTCTCTGGTCCAATTCCCTTTTACGTCTATATACACCCCATCTTTTCTGGAAACAATCTCAGGTAAAAAATTTAGATCTCTAGCTATGGTTCCTGAAACGAGTCTTTGTAATAATTTCAGGATCTCTTCTGTGTTCTTGGAATGTTCTCCAGTATGTCCCGCTAAAAAAACTTTTCCTTGAGTAATAGATGGAGGGATTTCGGGACTTCGCTTAGCAGAAAGAGGAGATTCTCCTCTTGCAGTAACGCAAGAAACTTGTAATAATATTAGAAGTAACAGTCCTCTGAACAAAACGGATCCGTGTAAAGATAGATGGAACATGTTTAGGACCCCGAATAAAGCTGAAGGTTCCCTTTAGCCCTGGGATTTCAGCGCCTTTTTTAAAAGTTCTTCTAAATCTCTTCCGTAGAGTACGGAGAGTCTGGATGGATTATCCGCCAAAAATCTGCGAGCTCCTTCCGTGAAGTCCGCGTCTCCTATGATAAACGCCTTGTCCAATGCCATATCTTTTACTTGGCCCAAGGTATCTCTTAAGAATATATCCGAAATTTTAGCGTCCTTCCATTTTCTGAATTTGAAAAGAGCACGAGTTTCTTTGTCGGTTTTGTTCAGACCTTGGAAATTGACTCCATCCCCTTCTTTGTTCGGGATCTCTCTACTTACTGTATAATTTAGAGCTATGACAACCTTAACGCATAAGTTTTTGAAATCCACACCCTTTAAGGATCTATAATGATCCATGGCGCTGATCCCGATCTTATTCACGTCGATCACGATCTTGTTACCTTCTTCGTCTATAATCCCTTTGATGTGAAAGGACTTGGAAGATTTTAAACCGGAGATCTCATAATAACGTTCTACTGGAAATAGTTCTGTGAATAATTTTCCTAGTTCTTGCTCTGGAAGAAATCCACTCTTAGCGACTTTTCCAAGTTCTAATCTTTTGGTTTCAACTTGGTATTTATAATTTGCAAGTTCTATGATCCGATCATCATCCACTCTTTCGGATTCGGCTTCGATCAGATATTCGCTGGCGTCTTCCAATCTTCCCATATGAACCGCAATCAGGGAGAAATGGAAATCGGAGTCTATCATCTCCTGTTTCCATCCATTATTCCTTGCGATCTCCATGCATAGTCTGGCATGTTTTAGAGCTTCGTTCCAATTTCCTTTCAGGATAAATTCCAACATGATAAATTGGAATAATGTGTAACGAACATACTCGTCTGTGACAACATCTACCACAGAGTTTGCTACACGGATTGCCTCGTCATGTTCTCCGGCTCTTGACAAAGAGACCGCGTATAAAAATCCACCTACGGAAGAAGTAGGATCTTCTTCGAATGCTTTTTGAAAATAAGTTCTGGGATCTCCCTTTCTTAAGATACCTGCAACCACACCTTTTCCTATGAGCAATGCAGGCATTTTGATCTTCTCATCCGGAATCCTGGAGAGGAATTTATCTGCGATCCCGAATTCTTTTTGGCCGATCGCCATAAAGCCGATTCGGATACATGCCTCTAGATTATCAGGGTCTACGGAAAGAGTATCCGAATAATGAAATACAGCTTCTTCATATAGATCTTGTTGGTAATATATATCAGCGAGACGATTAGATACCGCTATTTCCGAAATTTCCTTATCGAAGTTACCGATCTTTTTGATCTTATCTAAATGTTTTGCTTCGTTATTATAATCACCTTCCATGGCGTAAATTTTCGCCATGATAAAATGAGCTCTGGTATTAGATGGATTGGAATCTAAAATATCTCTGATCAGGATCCGAGAGTCGACGTAGTTTCCCATAGCCGCCAAAGCAAGAGCCTTCTCAAAAGAATCCTTTTTGGATTGAATGAGAAAGGAACCTGCTGCGACGATCAGGATGATTCCAGCTGCAACGAGAATTACAAAGATCATTTTTCGGAATTTCTGCTATTAACTAAATAAATGTTGGATAAAATCAAACGTTTTCAATATCCTGCTCCCGATGGGAAGAATCACTTACCTGAGGTTTGCATTTTCCCTTTTTCTCCGGGACTGGATCACCAGTGTACTGCACGTCGTATTCTCGACGTTTTTCGCCTACGGATTTTTATTCGGATTTTTCTCCCTTCGTACGGAAAAAAGACCCACGGACATTTCTAGTATCGATCTATTCCTGAATTCTCCGTACTTGCTTTTATCTCTTTGTGGCCTCGCTTTAATTTTTATGAGCATAGTCAGGGTAATGACTCGTTCCGGGGATAACGGAATTATGATGGCTGTAGGCGGGAATAGACAGGGGGTCGTGCTCCTACAAACCGTGGAACTTTGGATCATCCACGGGATCGGGTTCTTATTTTCTTTAATTTTAAGCGTTTTTATCCCTATCGGAAAGTCAGAATTGGTCTCTCCTCTCGACTATCTTGCAAGTTTGGCCGCCGAAGCGATCTTAATCGGTGGAATCAGCGCACTTGTAGCCTATTTATACACCTTGGTTGATCCTTATAGATCGATCAGGAGGGGAAAATGATCCTAAGGATTAATAATCTCTCCAGACATTACGGTTCCACCAAAGCAGTTAACGGAATTTCATTCGATATCAACCAATCCGACTATGTCGCGATTGTGGGACCTTCCGGTTCCGGAAAAACCACACTTCTTTCCATGATTACAGGTATGTTATCCAGTAGTGCGGGAGAAATTTACTTCGACACTTTAAAACTTTCCTCCATGACCAAAGGGGAACTCGCTCGGTTCAGAGCGAAAAATATAGGATTGATCTTTCAATTTTCGGAACTTGTATCTCATCTAACTGTAGAAGAGAATATTCTTCTTCCTGCATTATTAGTTGGAAAATTCGAAGAGCAGGAATATAGAGAAAAATGTGAGTA includes the following:
- a CDS encoding S41 family peptidase, whose product is MKSKERFAWAGLVLILFTTLVFRPVHAKAVSETAEKYLQLFHEVFGLMQNGYVETVDEEKVFLGAIKGMLGSLGDPHSSFLEEEEYRQMREETRGSFGGVGMEVAYTDGAIVVVSPIEDTPAMKAGILPQDRIIEIDGKSTANLGYAEGIKLMRGKPGSSVSIKVERKNIKEPLQFTLVRENIKIRYVRSYFFEKEKVGYLRLNQFMGENTLEEFKKHLKLLADKKSEGLIVDLRMNPGGLLPLSVALSDIFLPEGLDIVSVRGRGGELADVSKSTGKGDKYTSIPLVVLINEGSASASEIFAGAIQDHKRGKIVGVTSFGKGSVQIVYPLSFGMAVKLTVQKYYTPSGKSLHGKGIQPDVIVKGIEPNEDDRFYLRKMSEKKLLDQLASKYPDYNEQNFLNFEKALKEQGIKLSSDVARAVFKNKTQAEKDRSMTDLELDPQLKKAVDLLSSKS
- the pssA gene encoding CDP-diacylglycerol--serine O-phosphatidyltransferase; this translates as MNRRLHWIPNMITLGNLSMGFVSILIASEATGNGPQSYILSGFFILLAAICDGLDGMTARALDATSELGADLDSLADLTAFGIAPGFLFYNMVLGEYKIDVFGKEDLFPIGMLIAAIFPACAAYRLARFNVAHDPSSFTGLPSPIAGITIGFLPIFLGKDHTLPHWLGIPLFILIAFLMVSNIRYGKPQVAIRSKLTPLRAGLMLGAALIALYFVGFPRWPWLVYGLICLYIFSGILTFLIHILQELRVKLD
- a CDS encoding efflux RND transporter periplasmic adaptor subunit is translated as MKLLFQKYKVLIVLALGITIAFFGFKYFSKKKPEKKITEENKNVFTVPEDVIRRHPLTYVGLKEVSQFEELALPGRITYDPESMAKVGSQVEARIKKVLVKEGDKVSQGSPLAILSSIQLGEVEAAYVKARASLDALKMQADRAKELFEMKVTSAKEYEFATMQYKTAKTEVETTRIKLDNYGLTPSEIEGIERGIYVSSNLILRSPINGEVTERKAVLGQQINRNEELFTIANLNHLWVLLDVYEKDLGGVREGAQATIFPLGDEHSSVQIQGKVGYVGTVLDNIKRTAKLRIMVSNKGNKLKPGQTVTAKVAGLVVSTGGGKRKMIPLEAVHEIEGKFFVFIPHGEGSFEAVNVIVGDTIEDDIIILGGLPDGAEVVSKGSFVLKSEFLKF
- a CDS encoding LA_1448 family UV-C exposure upregulated protein; protein product: MNNLSFFRVFAAFFLLLLLFDCASRKKEIGDRDLKLVLEYLTEARLAERLNYASEQTIRKDSEILEAACERYQLDKDSVMEQIRIKYPKTYFALVGKNEE
- a CDS encoding TolC family protein — encoded protein: MRDFQSGHEQDLLDKTSYNKNRSWILLSIFAASSFLFPFGTLVFPETIPFETTIEDKKGNPVNKPSQNASPVTTSSTNASPTAGKVIDWDVDRLTEYAISNNPLYLSEKQNMGIERGRVITASLYRNPVLQFQQQFIGGTPNSQGGSPETAPGMYQELDVYGVVPLRTRVAKKGFEASIQDFWNFDRIFRMRLRQNYWAFVFLTLLVDTNKEFYENYSDLLELTKFRVQKGDISPLEFERLELERIQVEKFYRDAIVRRQAIEKDLRILSGLSEEEGVFAFKVDSMKFRTLEEMGLHLKENFPSVERPDLTALEQRLQEKKMNIELQRKEALGWLQLGGEWRVKGGENYGGVFASIPIPLNDRGQGKIYSAKEEYRKFELALDAKKREVNAEIEAAKKELLAREELLTKYERINLLQKNKQLEEKSRIAYVRGASDQVTFLQAEKNYLTILREYYDLLYLYFNAVENYKAATGKIAEISSANRAKGESQ
- the tsaD gene encoding tRNA (adenosine(37)-N6)-threonylcarbamoyltransferase complex transferase subunit TsaD; the encoded protein is MIGLGIETSCDETSLAIVKDGKELLSLKIFSQIDLHKPFRGIVPEIASRAHLEKINPLLSEVLEESKLGLSDLDYVAVTRSPGLTGSLMIGAQLARSIHAVYGTPIVPLCHLQAHFAVLHLEGVEPVFPVLGLLLSGGNSAIYKIPHFGKMEVVGDTMDDALGEAFDKVAGLLSLPYPGGPPIEKEASKYVPEPKEKDLLPPLLRNLEQDRVAFSFSGLKTAVSHLIAKQPDLSSQAVCYHFQKTAFELVERNLKRAVSITGIKRIMAGGGVLANSTLRNRLSKFADKNSLEFFSPQKKIYCTDNGAMVAALGYYLFKQGYSKSLDFTVSPVRQETYI
- the lexA gene encoding transcriptional repressor LexA; translated protein: MKDLTEKQLAVLQFITNVIKERGFPPTIREIGDEFGITAKGAYDHLKAIEKKGYLKTSKNQSRAIELTRQSPFESLPVPTPSIPLLGRVAAGLPILAEENIEAYIPVPEEMASKGITFALKVQGDSMIEAGINDGDVAIIQKKDIARNGEIVVALIEDEATLKVYFKEADHIRLEARNPKYKPIRSKKVTIVGKLIGLYRSY
- a CDS encoding ABC transporter ATP-binding protein, which gives rise to MILRINNLSRHYGSTKAVNGISFDINQSDYVAIVGPSGSGKTTLLSMITGMLSSSAGEIYFDTLKLSSMTKGELARFRAKNIGLIFQFSELVSHLTVEENILLPALLVGKFEEQEYREKCEYLISSLNLHTIRNQLPSSLSGGQIQMTAIARALINEPEMLLADEPSGDLDPENSELVRKLLSDFNSRGLTILLVTHDMNLAFDAKTIYEMREGSFTRVVK
- a CDS encoding tetratricopeptide repeat protein, translated to MIFVILVAAGIILIVAAGSFLIQSKKDSFEKALALAAMGNYVDSRILIRDILDSNPSNTRAHFIMAKIYAMEGDYNNEAKHLDKIKKIGNFDKEISEIAVSNRLADIYYQQDLYEEAVFHYSDTLSVDPDNLEACIRIGFMAIGQKEFGIADKFLSRIPDEKIKMPALLIGKGVVAGILRKGDPRTYFQKAFEEDPTSSVGGFLYAVSLSRAGEHDEAIRVANSVVDVVTDEYVRYTLFQFIMLEFILKGNWNEALKHARLCMEIARNNGWKQEMIDSDFHFSLIAVHMGRLEDASEYLIEAESERVDDDRIIELANYKYQVETKRLELGKVAKSGFLPEQELGKLFTELFPVERYYEISGLKSSKSFHIKGIIDEEGNKIVIDVNKIGISAMDHYRSLKGVDFKNLCVKVVIALNYTVSREIPNKEGDGVNFQGLNKTDKETRALFKFRKWKDAKISDIFLRDTLGQVKDMALDKAFIIGDADFTEGARRFLADNPSRLSVLYGRDLEELLKKALKSQG